The sequence below is a genomic window from Harmonia axyridis chromosome 1, icHarAxyr1.1, whole genome shotgun sequence.
GGatgtttcaatacaaaaatcaatattttaattaagttttttttaattattgagTAGGTACTTACATTCACACTAAAGAAGAGTTCATCATTTTCATTACAAAAGGACAAACATTCCAGCaaagattttattcaataaaaatacttGAATgtacatttcataaaaaaagcaaaAGGTGTTATATTTGAAGCATTGAAAactaattcattttttctagagTTTTTACTTTTCTCTTGTGTCAAACATTTTACgttgaataattaatttcagTTCTAATTGAATTTGTCTTCGAAATATCTGAATACTgataaaaaattactaaaaagaaattctttttgaatttattttagttCAAAGCTGcactaaaaataattaaaattatgaaGACAACTATCTACTACAtgtaaaaattgaagaaaaaattttaaagaatagGTATTAATGTAAACTACTTTTCTACTAACTTACGTAGGTACACTAAGCATTCATAAGAGTTACAAAAGCAGCTGTAAAAATTGGGAAAACGGAGATTCCATATTTGGTCAGAAaagaattcttcatcagttgctaaactgtgaaaataaaattttcctaAGAATAAGTGAATAGAAGAATTAAGATAATTTCTTGGTAATGAATCCTGCATCTCAACAACAAGTTGAAAATACTTATGAATACAAATAATAAGACccattcttttttcttttctgtGGCAGATTGATGATTCTTTGATATTGCTGTTAAAATTAAATTACATATTTTCCCGAATAATAGTTATTTCGctagaaattaaaatttattgaaaattggaaCTAATTAGCCAATTTTAGAGAAACTCTAAATTTTAAGTGAACATTTTCTTCGTTgaggtattgaaaatttctatTATTTAAACTTATCCTCtgaattcagaaatatgaaaaaccCATGATTACCTATATCTTCACATTAATTCAGTATGTAAAAAGGAAGTAAGaatcataatgaaaaaaatttttcacaaaaaaaattatgcgtAATAATTCAACAAGAAAGCtttttgtaaaaaaatattactttgcattgtgtttttCACAGGACAAATTGAATTCCCGAATGgcatttgacaagactattccACGAGACCATAATTACTTGTTATCCCATTGTAATTTTTAGTGACAACagatgtcaaaatttgacgcgggtaaactcgaaaaaactgctgacaggtgttctcatacagtttttccatctagaaaccatGTTGTAAATCAAAATTCAGagtttgtgattggtggaaattatgGAATTATGACGAGAGAAATAATCGTAATTAACTAGAGatcaaatatgattttttttcctgaaagtTACAGCGAATCACTGATTCTGTAAGAAGGTATAGCTTTTAGCTAAATCAAagctttttcttcatttacccTACTCACCTAGTTCTGTTATTGTGTCATTCATTTATATTGACCTCAAATACCAAACAGTGTAATGTCACTACATAACATGATTCATGAACTCGTTGTTACAGACAACTTATTAATGGCATGCATATTATAATGAGCAAATTATTTgctaaacaataatatttacacATAGATGCTGTAGTGGAGAATTTCGTATAACCTACCGATTTCCAATCAGAATATGCCCGATAtcgcaaaaaaattattgcattaTACGCGaattaatgaatataatttgatttgaatttcgaaaaaaaattctcgagcttgaaatgtttcaaataaaaaaaaattaatgatccGTTTCATGAAATGTATAAATTTGTAGATAAACTGAGAACAAACTTGATTTTTGGATTcaacaaataacaatttcatttgATTCAAGAGAAAATACTAGTTATTCAAGTAACTATTTTTGAAATCTTTCCGTTTTTCCCCACAGAATTGTTGAATGACAATTCTGTTGAAAATAGGTATTCTAACTCTATTTGTTCATGGTATATCACTTGTATTCCATATTTCCATACAATGATTGAACTTCCGGGGCACATATTTTGAAATCTAAGAAACCaggaaatttaaattttcaactAGTGGAGATCACAAACATATATagatacatatatatatatacagttccGCGGACTCCAAGTGCGCAATTGGCGGAGGAATGACGAGAGCTCTGAAGCTCCTGATTTCGCGTCAGTGCTCTCCTTATTTTTTTATCTCCACATTTCAGTGGTAGCTCTCAAACTTCAagaagaaacattgaaattgaccaatatttttcaattatatttattaGGTGTACTGCTTCCTGCTTCTGCcgatttgcaatagatggctgtacgGTAAGTGcgtgtcgaaataaatagatcgttgatgtcatacaataagattaggtatttgtaaacataacgcaattgaaatattagtcgatttgtgtctgcatcataatgtTATTCTCgaataaacatgtcagcttaccagccaaaggttttaattttctgctttaatatgaagaaatctgcggctgaggctcattgaatgctctcaaatacatacGGTGAGACCGTTTTTGGTGAAAGAACGTAGTTTCAGAAATCTAAAAGCTGGGCCCACATTGAAAATAAAGGTTTGAAAAACCATTGAAATCAATTaatgttttcattcaatatgaaaaaatatattagaaacaataacaatatatagaattcattcaataaatattacACATTAACATATATGTAATTATTTAAAAACTGAAAAGAATGGAATTTTTTCtaaggaaaaaaaaacgaatttcgCCGAAGCGGCAAATATTGAAGGGCGGCATTTTCTACTCTCTCTGAGAAATCCGAATTCCTAGAAGTACCTATgtattaaataaatttatttaatttcacacatgattttttatatgaaattaacTAGGATTGACTCGAAaataagtcaagctcaagccaagtagcttgaaaatcgagcaagccatgaatccctaaCGTCGGCGTCGTtcaagatccgaacctaccatgaaaatttcaatttacgatcattcaaaattcgAACCACTAATTCCAAAAAAACAGacattttgaaagaattttagACCGATCAGTTTGGAgaaagagcgctcaaaaatcaTTTGTTATGGATTAGTCCGGAAGGTAGTTGAAATGCCTTTCAGTTTATGTATCATGCTGGAATCGTTCAAAACACGTCCCAGCATGGGACTATCATGCCTTTCTAATTTTAAGGTAATTTTAAACTCTTTTGGGCATATTTAATATTCAGGAATTCGTCTCAATATGCAAAACATGTCCAAAATTATCACCATTTGATTTATTCACCAATAAATTCTGGAATGTTATCTTCAACTGGATTTAATCAAGTAATTCTTTGCCTTGGTTATCTCTTTAATAACCTTATCTTCACTTTTCTCTTGGTCTGATAATGGATTAACAAAAGTTTCATCACTATCATCATAATCGCTGAAGAAATTCTAGCACcatataaagtaataaatttGTCATATGAAAGATTCCGCCGGTAAACATTGTTATCATATCAAGTTTTCTATTTACCAACTGTTACAGATACGTTTGGTATGTATTTCAAGCCATAATAGCTGCTCGTTGTGCTAATCATGATAATCATATAAGGCttcttcattttgaattttgaaccttGGGCCTAAACGCCATAACACTTCATTATTTTGTTTAGGTAGGTACATTGGAACTGCGATATATCATTATCTATTCTCGAACAACTAGAGAAATCTAAACAAATATAACATAGCTATTATATGTACAGCATATGATCTAAAAATTGGTGGATATGATGACATAGGTACAATCATTAAAACAAGATTCTAATTCATCATATTTATTCAAGTTTCAGCAACGATAATTTGTAgtttttcaagaatattatgAAGAATTCTGCTTCCGCCTAACTGGGATTAAACCTGTAAATAAATATACCTATTTTAGAATCAAATCAAATTGAGCTTTGATGAGAAGAAGTCTTTAACTCTTTAGTTATATCCTTTTTGGTCATATTATGAAGGGTGATAttagaaattgaaatatacaaaaataaatataaataaatataaaaggcTAATAGAGCAACATGAAAATTATGtatcaaaataattgaaaatttctgaaaatcaCAACACAAGTCTTATGAGAATTGTTCAATGAATAGTCGAAAAATATACGAACTTTTGAAAGTGAAACATGATTTGTGGAAATTTGtaattattttgatatataattttcaaattgctcTATTAGCCTTCAAcgatttaaaaaagaaaagttgCTGACAGCATCAGGGATTCATAGAGCCAAGTAGctcgacattttaaccaactacttgacttgaaaatcaagctcgtgaaaaattacatacttgagcttgacattATTGGGGATAtctattgcttgacttgatatcaagataTTACTTGAGTTGGTCGGCATTCTCGAGCGTCGAGAgagccagtgtgactttattagcagTTTTCTcacacttgaaatcaagtcaagctcaagccagttagcttgaaaatcaagccaagccgtgaatccctagcaGTATTAGAGCGACTATTTAGATAGACGACTACTACTatgatgtttttcaattttctaatttttctaattttatcTTTTTCTTGAGTTCTTGagctgaactgaaaaaaaaagtaaaaaatcaaGTGagttgccttctgcaacgagtatcaaACGATATttactctatttcagtcaagttctGGGAAATTTTGCGAAATTCTATTGAAAATTCAGATTCTACATCTTAGtaatttttgtattgtatcttgtgAGTTGGTGTGGCTCTTACGAAAATTcgaacgtttcgaattttgaaataatttatatttacgcattaaattcgttaatATTGTCTAACGAAAGCGATTTAACACCTCCAAAATTAAGaggaattgcgaataatgttgcactgtatccaaattatattataatgacAGTTGACCTGTTTTGAAATTTAATAGTATCGGAAGTCAATGTTGACAAACACAACACGAAAAATATgattgaaaacaatgctgtaatgagttcattacagcactgtttttagtactatAATGAACTcgttacgatactgaaatagagaaagttAAGGATTAAGTAATGTAAAGAAAAGGGAGCAACCAAAAAACCAAGAATGTAGTTGTATGAAACttgtaaatatttatataagtagATGATTTGTGAATAATAAAGGCTGATTACTTGAATTGGTGTTAATTGATTTGAGTTTAAAAATTCTttgtggaattctatatgagtTCGACAGTATTGGCAGCTTTCATCTTTTTTGGAGGTCCAATAAAACAGGATTTACACAGGAACAATATCAATTCCTGTATTCATGAAATAAGGCTAGTTTTTTTATACACTTATTGCATTATTCTCAATGATAGggctttttgaagagaagggCAACTATCTCAAACCTTGTTTCGATAAAACTAGACAAGTGTCAAAAATCAATCGGATCTACATAAATAGATCCTTTAATTTCGAAAGATTTTATTTTGCAGTGTAATACAGCTATAGGAGTTATTTCTTGATCCTACTTAAGTTTAAACCCCTTCTTCatcaattgaaatgaaattgaaatcttCGAACTTTTGAGTAGGTAGATATATTGTTCAATATTGGATATTgttttttaattaattgattGATTACAATTATCTAATTAATCTTGTGATAAATAATAGTCAAAATGgtagtgaaaaaatttaaaggagTAGGCAGTTGgaatcagggccgccgccaggatcggcaaaccggacattttcaGAAATACATTCTAATTTCACCGAAAATACTCTCAACTTGATCAAAATGAATCTACTATTTTATTGCATATTCAGAGATATTTGTTGATTCATACGATCGATGGTTGTACTCATATTTGATAAGTTACCTTGAGTATGTTCTcgagatatttgaattttctcgGTAAAAATAACTGACAAATTTGTGTATTTCTCGAGCGCATTGTATGAAATCAAATGTGTTTGATGGCATATATAGAGGGTGATTTTTAgacaaaatctcgaaaaggaatcCTTTTATGGAAAAAGATTTTGAATAAAAAGTTCATGGTTTTGAGGGGGAAGTTTTTCCATTTAATTTTTCTTACTGGTGTACAGGgagaactttgaaatttcatttgggAACCccgaatttttttctaattacgGTCTTGGTTGGAATACTTATTGGATTCGAAATGGTTcaactaataattttttcaaattattttgaagcTCAAAGAATTGTATTTTTTGTCATTGGAGAATAAAATGATTGGAATTGTTGCATGATACCTATCTCAGTTGTCCACAAGAATTTACTTTAGTTTCTCAGAATGGACCTATATCTAAAAAAGTATTAGCAGTTATGCATGTCCACCAAACACATTAGGTATATTCAGTTGAAGTTTTTTGCATTGTTTTGTGTgagattataaaaaattgaaaatctttggTGAATAATTATGGCTTCCATAAGGTATCGATTAACCACAATTCTTAATTTACTTCAACTTCATAACATGATATTTCAAGAACCATaaagaatttgagaaaaatggGTAGATGGTTTTtgcttatattgaaaatttgcatacaaATTCGTATAATTTGTATGTGAGTGACTTTTGAATTTAGGTATTGACAAGTTTGAAGTAGTTTTCCGAACAGAGAATATGCAGATTTTGAAACCAATGgtttttgaaatagaatattAGACAAGATAGTGTTAATTATATTCGAAACTattgatatttaatatgaaatgaaaaaaagcgATTGATTTTTGAACACAAAAAGTGTGAATTCCGAAATAAGTAATAGAAGTGATACCTATTCAATTACATAATTGGAAAATCACATCAGATTCTCTAAAACAATATTTACATCACTTTTTAGTAAGTTTTTAGTATCATTTCATTGTTTTAGGTTCATGATGAATTCTTCTGGGTTTGGAAATATGGACATCTAAAGGAGATAGATTAATCGAATctataatttctttatttttgaattggaaAGTTTGATTTCGAAACACCTAGGTAATTGCACTAGAAATTTTCATTGGATTTAAATATAAATTACTAATTTCTGAATGAATTCGAAGAAATTATTGtcattatagaaaataatacaAGTAATGAATATTAGTGGATAAAACCTTCCTCTGTCTTTTTCCACAATTGAAATCCTCGACATGCACAGTTGAGCTTCACAAGTATTTCTCGATTGTAATACACAAAAGCACAACAACGTTCCTTCATCAGATACAGTTACAGATGCCTTTTCGTacgaacaaaaacaaaaaaaaactcgaaTGCAGACAACTGAAACTAAGAACTAGTCCCAAGCAACACATCGCGAATTGAAGTTATTAGTTGTCAGCCGTCGCTAGAGCTTTCGGTCGCGAAGGCGTGACCGTCAACTTCCCCTACAATCGTCCATGACATCGTCGAACCTCTAACCAATACCATGCCGGCGTCGATCCCCCCGTTGACTTGGAAACTGCGTTTTCGCTCTGCGATTGGACGGAATCACAATATGGATTTAACTTCGGCGGAGACTATACTGTTTGACTACCTAAAGCTCTGGGTACTTCACAACGGCTTGTAGTATCTAAGTAAACAGGCAACGAAGAGTATTTGTTTTTCCAATCAGTGCTGGTTTGGAATACCTAAAGTGTTAACTTGTTTGTGGATCCGCTCGTGATGTAAACAATGAAACAAAACCTTCGATGACGAATTAAGACCGTATTGATTGATGACGTTTTAAATTGTTGGGTTAGTGTTTAACCGTGTCCGAAAAGTGCAATATAAACTAGTGCAATGTTACCGCAGAAACTCTATCCGGAAACATCGACGATGACGACGTCTTCGAACATGTCCCAGATGACGGCGTCTTATTCTTTGAACCCTTGCATGTCGCAGGTATGTCAAGTGGCTAATTTCGGACCTAGCATGCTGAACGGAGGCATGAGCAACAGCATGGCCATGAACGGAAACGCTATGCCGTCTTCCGGGATGGGATACACTAACATAGGATCACCGACGCAATACATGTCTTCAGGACCTACTGCCATGCCTAGCTATGGGTCAGTCGGTTCCCTCGGGAGGACAGATCTTGGGGAAGGTGACACATCGCCGAATTCAGCATTACAAAGAGCCAGAACAGATAAACCTTACAGGAGAAGTTACACACATGCCAAACCACCTTATTCCTACATATCACTTATTACTATGGCGATACAAAATTCTCCGCAAAAAATGCTGACTCTGGCGGAGATCTATCAGTTTATCATGGACCTGTTTCCGTTTTACCGCCAAAACCAGCAGAGGTGGCAGAATTCAATAAGGCATTCTTTATCGTTCAACGACTGTTTTGTGAAAGTGCCAAGAACGCCGGATAAACCTGGAAAAGGATCATTCTGGAGCTTACATCCAGACTCCGGTAATATGTTCGAGAATGGATGTTATTTGAGGAGACAGAAACGTTTCAAAGACGAGAAAAAAGAGATGATTAGACAGTCGCATAAGAGTCCGTCGCATAGCATCGACAACAGTAACAGTTCTGGCAAGAAGACTCCTTTGCATCAGGAAGAAATCCATCACAAGTCTCATCATCTGGATAAGACGAATGATAACAACTTGAATTCGGTGCTTGGAATCCACCACAGCAAACTCGATGTAGATAACATGAACCTTCTTCATCCTACAGACCTAAATAACATGCATCCTCAACATCATCATCAGCAAAATATGTCTCACGAAGAACTGTCCGCTGTGATGAATCGATGTCATCCTCTGGGTCTAACCAGCGATCACCAGGCCATGCTGCATCATTCTTCGATGGGTCACCATTTGAAGCAGGAACCGTCGGGATACACACCATCAAATCATCCATTCTCTATTACCAGATTACTACCTAACGAAAGTAAGTCAGATATAAAAATGTACGCCGATATGCAATACGGCTACAACACCCTGACTTCTCTTCCCAACTCCGTGCATTCTCATCCCTCGATAGGCAACGATTATTATAATGGTTCCATTTACCATCCACCTTCAGGAGGTACTGGCTTGTGACAATACCCGTTAGCTTAAGATGCTCACTACCAGAGCATTTTGGCTTCAAACCCCAGGAGGAACTCCTAAGatcttcaattttcagatttatcaTCTCCAACATCGAAAACTTTCAGAAAAGAAAGACAAGACAAGTTCCATTCATCGCACTAATTTCGATCATTGTGTTGTAAttaattttgtgaatatttgtaTATATCTACCTCTTAAGAATAATTctgataattattttaatttccgTTGATTTCGATTCAGCTTATAATTGAAACATTCAATTTGAACGGTCATCGATGGAATTAATCGAATTTTTCTGAGCTTTTTATAAACCTTTGTGCAATAAAATTTCAGCTCGAACTACACATTTCTTATTCATAATTGTTTGAGGTGGGTTCCTTGTTTTCAGTGATACGGAATTGTATATGAAGATTTTGGATCTAAGACTGTTTTTTTCTAAAGAATCTCGAAGTTTtcggattatttttttttaacaaatttttGCTGAAAGTAAGCGACCCAACTCTTTTTTAGTGCGAAACGGAATAACCGTACTAAATTATCTGTTGTTCTCAGTATTTTTGAAGACTAAAACCACCGaattatttattcgaatatttgttGAAATCTCTTGTATTATAGTATGTTTGAAACCATTCTCATTTGATGGACTGTATAACGTTTCATACAGAATTGTATAAAGATATTTGTATTAAAtgtataataaatttttcgattgATCAATAATTGATTGTGATTCTTCAAATACTTCTATTTGAAATTGTATATTGTAGATGTAATTTAATGTATATCAAGGAATTTTTATTATAACGTGCAACTGTAAACCAAATCTGTAAATATGGAATGACTGAATATTGAGTTATATTGACTCTTTGTCATAATAAATGTTCAGATttacttttctttgaatttttagtATTTCTTCATACCCTTTTTCAGTGAATAACGTTTAATAGAAACTTTCAATGTATGTATTTATTGATTCGTATCATCAATTAAAGGACAGTGGACTATCGgatgaaaaattaatgattATTAGAATTGAAACATTCTTTATAAGTCGAGTTAATATTGGTTCGAATGCTAATGATTTTCATTCAGTTTTCACATTATTTCCATCATATTCAAATCGTTGAGAGtctacaaaattattttatcatatttacatatttatttatttttcatatcataTTCAACATATCCAAATTTTTTGTTCTGTGCATGTGCGAGGCGATAAGCAGATAATTTTCTTCTGCATAACGAATTTCATGGGATTTGAATAGACCACGAAAAACACACAATTTTGTTGACTTAGCGAGAacgaattattgaaataaaattcaaataataataataacagaaaatttattttatttattcatattgaatatttttgaaccATATTGGTGGGTAGAAACAAACTATTTATTCCCGATaattcaaagaactgaactacCCAACAACAATAATTATGGGTGGACACAGTTCATCTTCATTATCAAgtgaattatttataaaaattaataaaatagcACAACGatagatttcaaaaatttgatgaaattga
It includes:
- the LOC123675478 gene encoding protein fork head → MLPQKLYPETSTMTTSSNMSQMTASYSLNPCMSQVCQVANFGPSMLNGGMSNSMAMNGNAMPSSGMGYTNIGSPTQYMSSGPTAMPSYGSVGSLGRTDLGEGDTSPNSALQRARTDKPYRRSYTHAKPPYSYISLITMAIQNSPQKMLTLAEIYQFIMDLFPFYRQNQQRWQNSIRHSLSFNDCFVKVPRTPDKPGKGSFWSLHPDSGNMFENGCYLRRQKRFKDEKKEMIRQSHKSPSHSIDNSNSSGKKTPLHQEEIHHKSHHLDKTNDNNLNSVLGIHHSKLDVDNMNLLHPTDLNNMHPQHHHQQNMSHEELSAVMNRCHPLGLTSDHQAMLHHSSMGHHLKQEPSGYTPSNHPFSITRLLPNESKSDIKMYADMQYGYNTLTSLPNSVHSHPSIGNDYYNGSIYHPPSGGTGL